The sequence GCCATCGACGCCCTCTTCATGCCCCCCACAGACCTCATATATCCTCAAGATTTTGCCACATCCATCACCATGCCCACGCACACACGCCATTTCTGCGCACGCTATCGGCCACACCACTTCCCCGCTGTGCTCACCGTTGTCGCTCGCCTCTTGATGCTCGTCAAGCCTGATATTGGCGTCTTTGGCGAAAAAGACTACCAACAGCTCCGCCTTATCCAACAACTCGTCAAAGATATGCACATGCCTATCACCATTCTTCCCGTCCCCACTTATCGCCATGATGACGGACTCGCCTTCTCGTCACGCAACGCCTATCTGGACGACACGCAACGCGCACGCGCCCCCCTCCTCTATAAAACCCTCCTCACGACACAACGCGCCATCCAACAAGGACAGGACATCACCAAGTGCATAACACACGCCCAACAACAGCTCCGCACCCACGGCTTCGACCCCATCGACTATATCGACCTCTGTGATGGACGCACCCTCACCCCAACGACAACACGCCACAAAGACTGCCGATTACTTGCCGCCGCATGGCTCGGCACAACACGCCTTATCGATAATGTGCCACTCTAAAATTGCTTGCCTATCATGGCATCCACAGAATACGCGCCGCTCCCCTTGAAAAA is a genomic window of Alphaproteobacteria bacterium GM7ARS4 containing:
- a CDS encoding pantoate--beta-alanine ligase, coding for MLIIRTLHDLERTCALWRQQQHTIALIPTLGALHDAHGHLMHVARSHAHKRIVSIFLNPTQFAPHEDLRQYPHTPEQDIACAKAQAIDALFMPPTDLIYPQDFATSITMPTHTRHFCARYRPHHFPAVLTVVARLLMLVKPDIGVFGEKDYQQLRLIQQLVKDMHMPITILPVPTYRHDDGLAFSSRNAYLDDTQRARAPLLYKTLLTTQRAIQQGQDITKCITHAQQQLRTHGFDPIDYIDLCDGRTLTPTTTRHKDCRLLAAAWLGTTRLIDNVPL